The following DNA comes from Deltaproteobacteria bacterium.
TGCTGGGTATGTCCAAGGTTTACTCCCTCTGGGTAGATAAGATGCTCAAGAGCCGGGGGGAGGCCGGGGTTTTGCGCAAAGCCCTTTCCTACACCAAGAAGGAAGAAAAAGATCCTTTGATGGACTACCTGTTGCAGTTCAAGGACCGGATGGCTAACGCCAAAGTGCTCCTGACCGACCCGCAGATCACTTCTTTCTTTTTCGTTACTCTGCCGGAAAGCCTGCCCATCGCCGTCATTAACCGGTTCATCCAGTGGTTCCATGATTTCGGAATCCCCGTGGGGGGGGTGATCGTCAATGGCCTGATCCAGAAAGAGATGGTCAAACCCGAATCACCGGAATTCGTGCGCAACCGGGTGAAGATGCAGGATGAACATATGGAGGAAATCTGGCAGACCTTTGGCGATAGGGTGCGCTCCATCGTTCCTCTTTTTGATACGGAAATCCAGGGGCCGGTTATGCTACGCAAATTAGCCGACCGCCTTTTTATCTGAAGAAGCGGTCTATCAATGTGCTTTAAGAGTGGGGCTTCGGCCCCACTTTTTTTGACGTCTAATCTTTTTCCTCCTTATTCTTGACTGACACTCACACTGACACTGCTTTTATTCCATGCCCTCAAGGAGGTAGGCAATGGGGTTAGAACTTAAA
Coding sequences within:
- a CDS encoding ArsA family ATPase — translated: MSGITMNMTDYMKAHPKLKYVFFGGKGGVGKTIMAGAAALWFAKQGKKTLLASTNPVHSLSNLLNQDVFGKPVLICDEKHCFAFEIDTKDSIERSKKEIREKIAWFLKFADITIKAEEFVESATMNPAFEESAMFENMIDLMFKDEYEIYVFDTAPTANARRLLGMSKVYSLWVDKMLKSRGEAGVLRKALSYTKKEEKDPLMDYLLQFKDRMANAKVLLTDPQITSFFFVTLPESLPIAVINRFIQWFHDFGIPVGGVIVNGLIQKEMVKPESPEFVRNRVKMQDEHMEEIWQTFGDRVRSIVPLFDTEIQGPVMLRKLADRLFI